From Cecembia calidifontis, one genomic window encodes:
- the rfbC gene encoding dTDP-4-dehydrorhamnose 3,5-epimerase, whose product MKIKETPLEGVLEIFPKVWEDHRGYFFESYREDILINAGIKESWVQENQSFSLAGTLRGLHFQTGDDAQAKLVRVISGRVLDVVVDLRPNSKTFGGVYTVELNAKQHNMLFVPKGFAHGFSVLEDAIFCYKCSNYYKKESEGGILWSDQELNIDWKISDPILSERDQTWPTFKEFVTNITLGQ is encoded by the coding sequence ATGAAAATAAAAGAAACACCGCTGGAAGGGGTTTTGGAAATTTTTCCCAAAGTTTGGGAAGACCATAGAGGATATTTTTTTGAATCCTACAGGGAAGATATCCTAATAAATGCAGGAATCAAAGAAAGTTGGGTACAGGAAAATCAGTCTTTTTCCTTGGCTGGAACGCTTAGAGGCCTACACTTCCAAACAGGAGATGATGCACAGGCCAAACTGGTCCGGGTTATTTCCGGAAGAGTTTTGGATGTAGTTGTTGATTTAAGACCGAACTCTAAGACTTTTGGTGGCGTTTATACTGTTGAACTCAATGCAAAACAGCACAATATGCTATTTGTGCCCAAAGGCTTTGCGCATGGTTTTTCTGTCTTGGAAGATGCTATCTTTTGTTATAAATGTTCCAATTATTACAAGAAGGAAAGTGAAGGTGGCATCTTATGGAGTGACCAAGAACTAAATATTGACTGGAAAATTTCAGATCCGATTTTATCTGAAAGAGACCAAACCTGGCCGACTTTCAAAGAGTTTGTAACAAATATAACTCTCGGGCAATAG
- a CDS encoding tyrosine-protein phosphatase has translation MGLLDIFKSQKKEEVGNFSLKWLEVDMHSHLIPGIDDGAKTLEESVVLIKRLKDYGLRKIITTPHVMTEYYRNTPEIIRLGLEDVRLALQKEELDIQVDAAAEYYLDEIFLEKVEAGQELLTIKDNYVLVETGFMNKPQILLEIFFAMEMNGYKPVLAHPERYHYLIKDPDLLEDLLNRDVYFQINLLSLTGFYSKPTKHFAEMLIDEKKVKLFGTDCHNQRYLDMLETLPQSKYFEKIQELDLLNQKL, from the coding sequence ATGGGATTATTAGACATATTCAAATCACAAAAGAAAGAGGAGGTTGGAAATTTCAGTCTTAAGTGGCTGGAAGTGGATATGCATTCCCATCTGATTCCAGGCATAGATGATGGAGCAAAGACCTTGGAGGAATCCGTTGTCCTTATCAAAAGATTAAAAGATTACGGCCTACGGAAAATCATCACTACCCCCCATGTCATGACGGAATATTACAGGAATACACCTGAAATTATACGTTTGGGACTGGAAGATGTACGCCTTGCCCTTCAAAAAGAGGAACTCGATATTCAGGTAGATGCCGCAGCCGAATACTATTTGGATGAGATTTTTCTGGAAAAAGTAGAAGCTGGACAGGAGTTATTGACCATCAAAGACAACTATGTGTTGGTGGAAACAGGGTTTATGAATAAGCCTCAAATTTTATTGGAGATTTTTTTTGCAATGGAAATGAACGGTTACAAACCCGTTTTGGCCCATCCGGAGCGTTACCATTACCTCATCAAGGATCCGGATCTGTTGGAAGACCTGTTGAACCGAGATGTTTATTTTCAGATCAATCTCTTATCATTGACAGGGTTTTATTCCAAACCAACGAAGCATTTTGCTGAAATGCTTATTGATGAAAAAAAAGTAAAACTTTTTGGGACCGATTGTCATAACCAGCGTTATCTTGACATGTTGGAAACCCTTCCCCAATCCAAATATTTTGAGAAAATCCAGGAATTGGATCTGCTCAATCAAAAGCTATGA
- a CDS encoding NAD-dependent epimerase/dehydratase family protein gives MKILITGATGLFGSHLAKKFASLGEIYALARPTSDKRLLGKLSEKIHWIEGDLLDEISLEEALAGKDLVIHSAGMVSFRSEDKDLLMQINARGTQNLINGMLSSGVNNIIHISSVAALGRSPELNTIDETHKWSESDLNTPYAISKHHAELEVWRGVQEGLKAMVVYPSVLLGKISDQRSSTQIYNYVLEENSYFPKGTVNYIDVRDATEIVYQLYQKELWNEGFILNKEGISYQKFFEVMAQSFGKKVPSKEVKDWMLNFALIFTWLGKKLGLSKSPLNKQTAMLAQLEVVMDNSKVDSILKFKYTPLSETLNWAKSNEN, from the coding sequence ATGAAAATATTAATAACAGGTGCTACAGGTTTATTTGGAAGCCATCTTGCCAAGAAATTTGCTTCACTCGGAGAAATTTATGCTTTGGCCAGACCCACAAGTGATAAAAGGCTCTTGGGAAAGCTTTCAGAAAAGATCCACTGGATTGAAGGTGATCTCTTGGATGAAATATCTTTAGAAGAAGCGCTAGCCGGAAAAGATTTGGTCATTCATTCGGCAGGCATGGTTTCTTTCCGATCCGAAGACAAAGACCTACTGATGCAGATCAATGCCAGAGGAACACAAAATCTCATCAATGGCATGTTGTCATCTGGGGTAAATAACATCATCCATATATCCTCGGTGGCTGCATTGGGAAGAAGCCCGGAATTGAACACAATAGATGAGACCCACAAATGGTCGGAATCTGATCTAAATACGCCCTATGCCATATCCAAACACCATGCTGAACTGGAAGTGTGGAGAGGAGTTCAAGAAGGGCTGAAGGCCATGGTAGTTTATCCCAGCGTATTATTGGGAAAAATTTCAGACCAGAGAAGTAGTACTCAGATTTACAATTATGTGCTGGAGGAGAACAGCTATTTTCCCAAAGGAACGGTAAATTACATAGATGTCAGAGATGCGACGGAAATTGTCTATCAGCTTTATCAAAAAGAACTTTGGAATGAAGGTTTTATTCTGAACAAGGAGGGCATAAGCTATCAAAAGTTTTTTGAAGTAATGGCGCAATCTTTTGGCAAAAAGGTACCCTCCAAAGAAGTGAAAGACTGGATGCTCAATTTTGCTTTGATTTTTACCTGGCTTGGTAAAAAGTTAGGCTTGAGCAAAAGCCCACTCAACAAACAGACAGCCATGCTCGCCCAATTGGAAGTAGTCATGGATAACAGCAAGGTGGACAGCATTTTAAAATTCAAATATACCCCACTTTCTGAAACACTGAATTGGGCAAAATCGAACGAAAATTGA
- a CDS encoding tetratricopeptide repeat protein, giving the protein MTGDFENEWEEDKELVERFENSMKSNLDLYFEEEEFENIIRYYFDQQKFVKALKAAEHALGKFPYSIEIKLLKANCLIFNDELDEGLDILENINNLSPNNEDIILAYANALMMADSAKEAIQMLEDFLPLAEDKAEVHYMLGNLFRAENDTNKAIHHYKECVKIRINHEDALFQLAMITEEDGSFHEILQFYQEFIDQDPYSAGAWYNLGVVYNRLGRYEDAIKAYDYALIIDDAFASAYFNLGNAYMNTQQFDLALEAYQNTINCEGANAENCCYLGAAYEKLDQIDMAFKYFKKSAKLDPEYDDAWFGLGMCMLKKEKYFEAIHYFKKAIKLTGENPNYWVGLADAEYHLGNLQASAEAYEEAINLEPGIMETYVNLSIIYFDQNRFEETIDVMKEGIEELPEEAELYYRMVVYLLKTGKYKEAFTYLENALTLDFEKHVILFDLMPEIKQQKAIFKIIAQFREDSSSS; this is encoded by the coding sequence ATGACCGGAGACTTTGAAAACGAATGGGAAGAAGACAAAGAGTTAGTAGAAAGATTTGAAAACTCCATGAAATCCAATCTGGATTTGTACTTCGAAGAGGAAGAATTTGAGAACATTATCCGGTACTACTTTGACCAACAGAAATTTGTCAAAGCCCTTAAAGCAGCAGAACATGCGCTCGGAAAATTTCCTTACAGCATAGAAATTAAACTTCTAAAAGCCAACTGCCTGATTTTCAATGATGAATTGGATGAAGGCTTGGATATTTTGGAAAATATAAACAACCTCTCCCCAAACAACGAAGACATTATTTTAGCATATGCCAATGCGCTGATGATGGCTGATAGCGCTAAAGAAGCCATTCAAATGTTGGAAGACTTTCTTCCTTTGGCGGAGGATAAGGCCGAGGTGCATTACATGCTGGGTAATTTGTTCAGGGCAGAAAATGACACCAACAAAGCGATCCACCATTACAAAGAATGCGTCAAAATCAGGATAAACCATGAAGATGCCCTTTTTCAGTTGGCCATGATCACTGAAGAAGACGGATCCTTTCATGAAATACTGCAATTCTATCAGGAGTTTATCGACCAAGATCCCTACAGTGCAGGGGCTTGGTATAATTTGGGTGTTGTATACAACAGATTGGGCAGGTACGAAGATGCGATCAAGGCCTATGATTATGCCCTGATCATTGATGATGCTTTTGCTTCTGCTTACTTCAATTTGGGTAATGCTTATATGAATACCCAGCAGTTTGATCTGGCCCTGGAAGCTTATCAAAACACCATAAACTGCGAAGGGGCCAATGCAGAGAACTGTTGCTATCTGGGTGCGGCCTATGAAAAATTGGACCAGATTGACATGGCTTTCAAATATTTTAAAAAGTCGGCCAAACTGGATCCTGAATATGACGATGCCTGGTTTGGGCTTGGGATGTGCATGCTCAAAAAAGAAAAATATTTTGAAGCCATCCACTACTTCAAAAAAGCCATCAAACTGACCGGGGAAAACCCAAACTACTGGGTAGGTCTTGCTGATGCAGAATACCATTTGGGCAATTTACAGGCTAGTGCCGAAGCCTATGAAGAAGCCATCAACCTTGAGCCCGGCATCATGGAAACCTATGTGAATCTTTCTATCATCTATTTTGATCAAAACCGTTTTGAGGAAACCATCGATGTGATGAAAGAAGGCATCGAAGAATTACCGGAGGAAGCGGAGCTTTATTATAGAATGGTCGTATATCTCCTAAAAACTGGCAAATACAAAGAAGCCTTTACTTATTTGGAAAATGCATTAACTTTGGACTTCGAAAAGCATGTAATTTTATTTGATCTGATGCCTGAAATCAAACAACAAAAGGCAATATTTAAAATTATAGCGCAATTCAGAGAAGATTCTTCGTCTTCTTGA
- a CDS encoding phosphosulfolactate synthase — MNYVLKNLPIRTEKPRVTGFTMVMDKGLSIREVENFLSANSDYVDIVKLGWATSYLTKNLAEKIQVYRDAGIPVYFGGTLFEAFVIRDQFDDYRRVLEKYDLGFAEVSDGSISMPHDKKCEYIRILSQDVTVLSEVGSKDAAKIIPPYKWIEQMQKELDAGSWKVIGEAREGGTVGLFRDSGEVRQGLVEEILTKIPEEKIIWEAPQKEQQVWFVKLLGANVNLGNIAPNELIPLETIRLGLRGDTFDHFLGDHPL; from the coding sequence ATGAATTACGTTCTTAAGAATCTCCCGATACGTACTGAAAAGCCACGTGTTACAGGCTTTACTATGGTGATGGACAAGGGTCTGAGTATCAGGGAAGTTGAAAATTTTCTAAGTGCCAACAGCGATTACGTTGATATTGTAAAATTGGGATGGGCCACCTCCTATCTTACCAAAAATCTTGCAGAAAAAATCCAGGTGTATAGAGATGCAGGTATCCCTGTTTATTTTGGAGGCACACTTTTCGAGGCGTTTGTCATCAGAGATCAGTTCGATGATTACAGAAGGGTGTTGGAGAAATATGATCTGGGTTTTGCAGAAGTTTCCGATGGATCCATAAGCATGCCCCATGATAAAAAATGTGAGTATATCCGTATACTTTCTCAGGATGTGACAGTCTTGTCCGAAGTAGGTTCAAAAGATGCCGCCAAAATTATCCCTCCTTATAAGTGGATAGAGCAAATGCAGAAAGAACTTGACGCGGGTTCCTGGAAAGTGATTGGCGAAGCAAGAGAAGGGGGCACTGTGGGGCTGTTCCGTGATTCAGGTGAAGTCCGACAAGGCTTGGTAGAGGAAATCCTCACCAAAATACCCGAAGAAAAAATAATTTGGGAAGCACCGCAGAAAGAACAACAGGTCTGGTTTGTCAAGCTATTGGGAGCCAATGTCAACTTGGGCAACATTGCTCCTAATGAGCTCATCCCATTGGAAACCATAAGACTTGGCTTAAGAGGAGATACCTTTGACCATTTCTTAGGAGACCATCCTTTGTAA
- a CDS encoding DUF368 domain-containing protein — protein MYQLKDYILLFLKGMSMGAADLVPGVSGGSIALITGIYEKLLDSIKSIDGKALSLLKNLEIKAFWKHINGRFLLTLLAGILTSIFTLSKIISYLMEEHPIPLWSFFSGLIVISALIILRDIKRWNWGVILAIILGTVSAYLITGLPPIGSPDALWFVFVAGAIAICAMILPGISGSFLLLILGQYERVLQAVNQKDLITLGLFALGCIIGLLSFSRLISWLLKNFHAVTIGLLSGFMLGSINKLWPWKQVISYRLNSKGLQQPFITENVLPHHYLEVTGQESLILYAALAFSFGVFLVLGIERTAYYINRK, from the coding sequence ATGTACCAGTTAAAAGATTATATTTTGCTTTTTTTAAAAGGTATGTCCATGGGGGCTGCCGATTTGGTTCCCGGTGTTTCCGGTGGTTCCATTGCATTGATTACCGGAATTTATGAAAAGCTTTTGGACAGTATCAAATCTATTGACGGCAAAGCTTTAAGCTTGTTGAAAAACTTGGAAATCAAAGCTTTTTGGAAACATATCAATGGCAGGTTTCTATTAACCCTCTTAGCGGGCATCCTTACCAGTATATTTACACTTTCTAAAATCATTTCTTACCTGATGGAAGAACATCCCATACCATTATGGTCTTTTTTCAGTGGACTCATTGTCATATCCGCTTTGATAATTTTGAGGGATATTAAGAGGTGGAACTGGGGGGTAATCCTTGCCATCATTCTGGGAACTGTATCCGCATACCTGATTACTGGATTACCGCCAATAGGTTCTCCGGATGCACTTTGGTTTGTATTTGTGGCAGGTGCCATTGCCATTTGTGCCATGATTCTTCCCGGAATTTCCGGTAGCTTTCTACTTTTGATCTTGGGCCAATATGAAAGGGTCCTTCAGGCAGTAAACCAAAAAGACCTTATCACGCTTGGGCTATTTGCTTTAGGATGCATCATAGGACTACTTTCTTTTAGCCGGCTGATCTCATGGTTATTGAAAAATTTTCATGCTGTTACTATTGGGCTGTTATCTGGTTTTATGCTTGGATCTATCAATAAACTTTGGCCTTGGAAACAGGTCATCTCCTACAGGCTAAATTCCAAAGGACTTCAACAGCCCTTTATTACAGAAAATGTCCTGCCACATCACTATCTGGAGGTAACAGGTCAGGAATCACTTATCTTATATGCTGCTTTAGCATTTTCTTTTGGTGTATTCCTGGTATTGGGTATAGAGCGGACAGCTTATTATATAAACAGAAAATGA